In Colwellia sp. M166, a genomic segment contains:
- a CDS encoding MATE family efflux transporter, producing MKFNDIERHKQLFILALPMILSNITAPLLGLVDTAVIGHLEYSYYLGGSTVGAMLITAITWLCGFLRMSTTGLSAQALGKNDNELNSLILLRGIIVAFAIGLTVIALQVFYLDFALSLAGGSQQVQFYAREYSAIRIWGLPAALANLVILGWLLGNHKAKIVLWLIVATNLINLLLDLLFVIGFDWQVKGVATATLIAEYSGLLIGLGLVFTHFKQKIVGLFTSSKHLIELIFEKSALLSYFKLNRDILIRTLCLEICFIFMTFQGARLGDDVVAANAILMNFLLLISFGLDGIANAAEVMVGKAKGQGKQKNIFASVNIALFWTGIFAIIYSLLFYLGGQYFISTISSIPEVVEYAQQHMFWIIALPLLACWCYLYDGVYVGLMQAAVMRNSMLIATFGCFFPVWWLLKDYGNHGLWAAFSVFMLARGVTLAWHYQRNRLSF from the coding sequence TTGAAATTCAATGATATAGAGCGTCATAAGCAGCTATTTATTCTTGCCCTGCCAATGATTTTATCAAATATTACCGCGCCATTATTAGGCTTAGTCGACACTGCGGTTATCGGCCATCTGGAATATTCTTATTATTTAGGCGGCAGCACAGTCGGCGCTATGCTCATCACCGCCATTACTTGGTTGTGTGGTTTTTTACGCATGTCGACCACAGGGTTATCAGCACAAGCCTTAGGCAAAAATGATAACGAATTAAACAGTTTAATTTTATTACGCGGTATTATTGTTGCTTTTGCCATTGGTTTGACGGTTATTGCGCTGCAAGTATTTTATTTAGACTTTGCCTTATCTTTAGCTGGTGGTTCGCAGCAAGTACAGTTTTATGCGCGTGAGTATAGTGCAATTCGCATTTGGGGCTTACCGGCTGCGTTAGCGAACTTAGTTATTTTAGGATGGTTACTGGGTAATCATAAAGCAAAAATTGTGCTGTGGTTAATTGTTGCTACTAATTTGATTAACTTGTTATTGGACTTATTGTTTGTTATCGGTTTTGACTGGCAGGTTAAAGGTGTAGCTACGGCAACATTAATCGCAGAATATAGTGGTTTATTGATCGGCTTAGGGTTAGTTTTTACTCATTTTAAGCAGAAAATTGTTGGCTTGTTTACCTCAAGTAAACACTTGATTGAGCTGATTTTTGAAAAGTCAGCTTTGTTAAGTTACTTCAAACTTAATCGAGATATTTTAATTCGCACCTTATGTTTAGAGATATGTTTTATCTTTATGACTTTTCAAGGTGCGCGCTTAGGTGATGATGTCGTTGCTGCTAATGCCATCTTAATGAATTTCTTACTGCTGATATCTTTTGGTCTAGATGGTATTGCTAATGCAGCTGAAGTCATGGTTGGCAAGGCTAAAGGTCAAGGGAAGCAGAAAAATATTTTTGCTAGTGTTAATATCGCACTTTTTTGGACCGGCATCTTTGCGATCATTTATAGTTTACTGTTTTATCTTGGTGGGCAATATTTCATTTCAACCATATCGAGTATTCCTGAAGTTGTTGAATATGCGCAGCAACATATGTTTTGGATCATTGCGTTGCCACTGCTCGCCTGTTGGTGTTATTTATATGATGGTGTTTATGTTGGTTTGATGCAAGCAGCAGTAATGAGAAATAGTATGCTTATTGCGACATTTGGCTGCTTCTTTCCTGTCTGGTGGCTGTTAAAAGACTATGGTAACCATGGTTTATGGGCGGCATTTTCGGTGTTTATGTTGGCGCGTGGAGTAACGTTAGCGTGGCATTATCAGCGGAACAGGCTCTCGTTTTAA
- a CDS encoding SCO family protein, giving the protein MNKIVTLIVAVGALVAGVMLFGQLNKKANVEFALHYQQARDVKPFELTDHLGNTFNNASLKEHWSWMFFGYTSCPDVCPTTLQEMNFIYDELKAIANNSQVLLVSVDPKRDTQEKLASYIGYFNPEFKALHGDHGTLFPFARNLGLMYAITESNGDDHGQTVSNYLVDHSASLVLINPAGKVEAIFKPKQALGEVPVIEGDKLVSDFAKIVALY; this is encoded by the coding sequence ATGAATAAAATTGTTACCTTAATTGTCGCTGTTGGTGCGCTAGTGGCGGGTGTTATGTTATTTGGCCAACTTAATAAAAAGGCCAATGTTGAATTCGCTTTGCATTATCAACAAGCGCGTGACGTTAAGCCTTTCGAATTAACTGACCATCTTGGTAACACCTTTAACAATGCCTCGTTAAAAGAACATTGGAGTTGGATGTTCTTCGGCTACACATCATGTCCGGACGTATGCCCAACCACCTTGCAAGAAATGAATTTTATTTATGATGAGCTAAAAGCCATCGCAAATAATAGTCAAGTATTGCTAGTTTCTGTTGATCCTAAACGTGATACGCAAGAAAAGCTTGCTAGTTATATTGGTTATTTTAATCCTGAATTCAAAGCTTTGCATGGCGATCACGGTACACTATTTCCATTCGCTCGTAATTTAGGTTTAATGTATGCCATTACTGAGTCGAATGGTGATGATCACGGACAAACAGTAAGCAACTATCTCGTTGATCACAGTGCGTCTTTGGTGTTGATTAACCCGGCGGGTAAGGTCGAAGCTATTTTCAAACCTAAACAGGCTCTGGGCGAAGTCCCCGTGATTGAAGGCGATAAACTGGTCAGTGACTTTGCTAAAATAGTTGCTTTGTATTGA
- the cyoE gene encoding heme o synthase, whose translation MGQTNTIAASHSAPSTATWRDYYEITKPRVVALLVLTALVGMCLSVPGVIPWQVLVPSMIGIGFLSSAAAAINHIVDERIDSVMGRTHNRPLPNGRLTARSASMFAIALAVTGFVILYSFVNPLTAWLTFSGLVGYSFVYTMYLKRATPQNITIGGLAGAIPPLLGWTAMTNEIHANALLLVLIIFTWTPPHFWALAIHRKDDYAKVNIPMLPVTHGVNFTKTQILLYTVLLFVVGLLPYLVGMSNWLYLIGTVVLNSVFFAYAWKLKFNADESTAMDTFKFSIVHLMALFIILLLDHYLLPVTG comes from the coding sequence ATGGGGCAAACTAACACAATAGCAGCAAGTCATAGCGCACCTAGTACAGCAACTTGGCGTGATTATTATGAAATAACTAAACCTCGCGTTGTAGCATTACTCGTACTCACTGCTTTAGTGGGTATGTGTCTATCAGTACCAGGGGTTATTCCTTGGCAAGTATTAGTGCCATCAATGATAGGTATAGGCTTTTTGTCTTCGGCAGCTGCTGCGATAAATCATATTGTGGATGAACGCATTGACAGTGTGATGGGGCGAACACATAACAGACCTTTGCCTAATGGTAGACTTACTGCACGCAGTGCCTCAATGTTTGCTATAGCGCTAGCGGTAACAGGCTTTGTAATTCTATATAGCTTTGTTAACCCACTAACCGCTTGGTTAACTTTTTCAGGCTTAGTCGGTTATAGCTTTGTTTATACTATGTATTTAAAGCGTGCTACGCCGCAGAATATTACCATTGGTGGTTTAGCTGGCGCGATTCCACCATTATTGGGTTGGACGGCAATGACTAATGAAATTCATGCTAATGCCTTGTTATTAGTGCTAATAATATTTACTTGGACTCCGCCACACTTTTGGGCTTTGGCGATTCATCGTAAAGATGATTATGCGAAAGTAAATATCCCCATGCTACCGGTAACTCACGGGGTTAATTTTACTAAAACGCAAATATTACTGTATACGGTTTTGTTATTTGTCGTTGGTTTGCTGCCTTACTTAGTCGGCATGAGTAATTGGTTGTATTTAATTGGTACCGTGGTGTTAAACTCAGTGTTTTTTGCTTATGCTTGGAAATTAAAATTTAATGCTGATGAGAGTACTGCGATGGATACCTTTAAGTTTTCTATTGTGCATTTAATGGCGTTATTTATTATTCTGCTACTTGATCATTACTTATTACCGGTGACCGGCTAA
- the nfuA gene encoding Fe-S biogenesis protein NfuA produces the protein MNINISETAQEHFVKLLSQQADGTSIRVFVVNPGTASAECGVSYCPADAVEADDIELKYEHFSAYIDADSKLFLEDAEIDFTTDQMGSQLTLKAPNAKLRKVADDAPLFERVDYFLKAEVNPQLAGHGGECTLMEITEDGYAVLQFGGGCNGCAQIDVTVKDGIEKQLIDMMGDEIKGVKDMTEHQRGEHSYY, from the coding sequence ATGAATATTAACATTTCAGAAACTGCACAAGAACATTTTGTAAAACTACTTTCTCAGCAAGCTGATGGTACCAGTATCCGAGTGTTTGTTGTTAATCCTGGAACAGCAAGCGCAGAATGCGGTGTATCTTACTGTCCGGCTGATGCTGTAGAAGCTGACGATATTGAACTAAAGTATGAACATTTTTCTGCCTACATAGACGCTGACAGTAAATTATTTTTAGAAGACGCGGAAATTGATTTTACTACCGATCAAATGGGTTCACAGTTAACTTTAAAAGCGCCAAACGCTAAATTACGTAAAGTAGCTGATGATGCACCATTATTTGAACGGGTAGATTACTTCTTGAAAGCAGAAGTAAATCCGCAACTCGCCGGCCATGGCGGTGAATGTACCTTAATGGAAATCACCGAAGACGGTTATGCTGTATTACAATTTGGTGGTGGCTGTAACGGTTGTGCGCAAATTGATGTAACGGTTAAAGACGGTATTGAAAAGCAATTAATTGACATGATGGGTGATGAAATTAAAGGTGTTAAAGATATGACTGAACACCAACGTGGTGAGCATTCATACTACTAA
- a CDS encoding cytochrome c oxidase subunit 3: MTTKEYESYYVPAQSKWPIIGAIALFLIAVGAGNYVSNLNNPESSGGGWILLAGIALIIYMVFGWFNNVITESMSGKYSHQMDNSFRQGMSWFIFSEVMFFAAFFGALLYARTFSVPWLGGAGNNAATAAILWPEFTATWPLVKTPDGTETTAMGWYGLPLINTILLLTSSITAHFAHVSLEQEKRGLLKFWLGLTVLLGGIFLYCQGLEYAHGYAEEMRLYLNSGIYGNTFYLLTGFHGMHVTLGTIMLLVMLIRVFKGHFTPKNHFAFQAASWYWHFVDVVWVLLFVFVYII; the protein is encoded by the coding sequence ATGACAACAAAAGAATACGAAAGTTATTACGTACCAGCGCAAAGCAAATGGCCAATTATAGGCGCGATAGCGTTATTTTTAATTGCTGTCGGTGCCGGTAATTATGTTTCAAATCTTAATAATCCTGAAAGTAGCGGTGGCGGTTGGATTTTACTCGCCGGTATCGCACTGATTATTTATATGGTATTTGGCTGGTTTAACAATGTTATTACAGAGTCAATGTCAGGAAAATATAGCCATCAAATGGACAATTCATTTCGACAAGGGATGAGTTGGTTCATTTTTTCAGAAGTGATGTTTTTTGCCGCTTTTTTTGGTGCTTTGCTTTACGCTCGTACCTTTTCAGTCCCTTGGCTTGGTGGTGCGGGTAATAATGCGGCAACCGCGGCCATTTTATGGCCAGAGTTTACCGCAACTTGGCCACTAGTTAAGACCCCTGACGGAACAGAAACAACGGCGATGGGTTGGTATGGTTTACCATTAATTAACACGATTTTACTGTTGACTTCCTCGATCACTGCCCACTTTGCTCATGTGTCATTAGAGCAAGAAAAACGCGGCTTATTAAAATTTTGGTTAGGCTTAACTGTGTTGTTAGGTGGTATATTCTTATATTGCCAAGGTTTAGAGTACGCGCACGGTTATGCCGAAGAAATGAGACTGTACTTAAATAGCGGTATCTACGGCAATACCTTTTATCTGCTAACCGGCTTTCATGGTATGCATGTCACCTTAGGCACTATTATGCTGTTAGTGATGCTAATTCGCGTGTTTAAAGGTCACTTTACGCCGAAAAATCACTTCGCCTTTCAAGCAGCAAGTTGGTATTGGCACTTTGTGGATGTGGTTTGGGTATTACTGTTTGTTTTTGTTTATATCATTTAA
- a CDS encoding SURF1 family protein, whose product MNFVSPQHKLKQLNWPMVLFTMLVFSLLIKLGFWQSERALEKEQRQLRISELSQQQALSLTQVLALNGLQDGINDLPIKLDGVFIEDKVFLLDNQPDHGRLGYRVYQVITSQGYAVLVNLGWVQGSIDRNVLPTITAITGQHVITGHVREVEVGIQLQAQNLVNPTWPLRVQQIELDKFSPLIGKKLLPFVVYLDKKETIGYKKNWQAIVMPPEKHRAYAFQWFSLALAWISLMIWAAIKMSKSQSTI is encoded by the coding sequence ATGAATTTTGTATCACCTCAGCACAAGTTAAAACAACTAAACTGGCCAATGGTTTTATTTACCATGCTAGTATTTTCGTTATTAATCAAGCTTGGATTTTGGCAAAGTGAGCGAGCACTTGAAAAAGAGCAACGTCAACTACGCATCAGTGAATTAAGCCAACAACAAGCTTTATCGTTAACGCAAGTGTTAGCACTTAACGGTTTGCAAGATGGTATTAATGACTTGCCGATTAAACTTGATGGGGTATTTATTGAAGATAAAGTTTTTTTACTTGATAACCAACCTGATCATGGCCGCTTGGGTTATCGTGTCTATCAAGTCATCACAAGTCAAGGTTATGCCGTTTTAGTTAACTTAGGTTGGGTACAAGGCTCAATAGACCGTAATGTTTTGCCAACAATAACAGCAATTACAGGCCAACATGTTATAACTGGCCATGTTCGAGAAGTTGAAGTAGGTATTCAATTGCAAGCACAAAATTTAGTTAATCCGACATGGCCATTAAGAGTACAACAAATTGAATTAGATAAATTTTCACCCTTAATTGGTAAGAAACTATTGCCCTTTGTGGTTTACTTAGATAAAAAAGAGACTATTGGTTATAAAAAGAACTGGCAAGCCATCGTAATGCCACCAGAAAAGCATCGGGCTTATGCTTTTCAGTGGTTTAGTTTGGCGTTAGCGTGGATAAGCTTAATGATCTGGGCTGCGATAAAAATGAGTAAAAGTCAGAGTACTATTTAA
- a CDS encoding ComF family protein — protein sequence MEFGNKNRNEIMSYLRQSLYKNISKLRLHISCCCLCGNPCQQHPLLCQYCQADLPYFNHQLVPYDLLLWPAIAKIIPIRHFDHLLAIAPYVWPFDAWIGQLKYQYKTEFAALLSYLLIIHWRQYLEAGKANIISNNIMILSVPLHLKKWQERGFNQAHLIAQKFAQHFSYDYQTNIIIREKLTENQVGKSGIERRKNLKHAFSIQFNPQLSLPKQVILIDDVVTTGTTANEICRLLKRKGVQNITLLSLCLALPN from the coding sequence ATGGAATTTGGCAACAAGAACCGTAATGAAATAATGAGTTATTTACGCCAGTCATTATACAAGAATATAAGTAAATTAAGGCTGCATATTAGCTGTTGTTGCTTATGTGGTAATCCTTGTCAACAGCATCCGCTATTGTGTCAATATTGTCAGGCTGATTTACCCTATTTTAATCATCAGCTTGTACCATATGATTTATTATTATGGCCCGCTATTGCCAAGATAATCCCCATAAGACATTTTGATCACCTATTAGCAATAGCGCCTTATGTCTGGCCATTTGACGCTTGGATTGGTCAGTTAAAATATCAATATAAAACAGAATTCGCAGCGCTGCTAAGTTACTTGCTAATTATCCATTGGCGTCAATATCTTGAAGCTGGAAAAGCTAATATTATATCTAACAATATAATGATTTTATCGGTGCCGTTACATTTGAAGAAATGGCAAGAACGCGGTTTTAATCAAGCTCACCTTATTGCCCAAAAGTTTGCGCAGCATTTTAGCTATGATTATCAAACCAATATTATTATTCGTGAGAAGCTGACTGAAAACCAGGTTGGTAAGTCAGGAATTGAACGTAGAAAAAACTTAAAACATGCTTTTAGCATCCAATTTAATCCACAATTGTCGCTGCCCAAGCAAGTTATTTTAATTGACGATGTGGTGACCACAGGCACAACAGCAAATGAGATTTGTCGACTACTGAAAAGAAAAGGAGTGCAAAATATTACCCTCCTTAGTCTTTGTTTAGCTCTGCCCAATTAA
- a CDS encoding polysaccharide deacetylase family protein, with the protein MKYRLLAALCYCLHMTSFATVILQYHHVSATTPASTSISPEQFSLHMQYLEDNNFKVIALSTLMTSIKQQKPLPDKSVVITFDDAYLDILTHGKPILDKHEFPFTIFINPSIVERNSSHYLSWQQLKAMADDGVIIANHGMTHDSLTRVPEGVSQQAWLAQNTESLLNAEQLIAEKTGQSWRYFAYPYGEYSPEIQQWIKSNDFVAFSQQSGAVGLATDITSIPRFPASQPYDQLSSLRDKLNALAFNIHLAGENQQTIFQQGESTSVSFTIEVDDFNPEQLHCYISGLGRQKIQWQGEEMFTINYSAPLPTGRVRCNCTAPSISEPGRYYWFSKPWFILKENRQWYPL; encoded by the coding sequence ATGAAATACCGCTTGTTGGCAGCACTGTGCTATTGTCTTCACATGACCAGTTTTGCCACTGTCATTTTACAATATCATCATGTCAGCGCTACTACGCCTGCGAGTACCAGTATTTCTCCTGAGCAATTTTCACTGCATATGCAATACCTTGAGGACAATAACTTTAAAGTCATTGCATTATCGACGTTAATGACTTCAATTAAGCAGCAAAAGCCACTACCAGATAAGTCAGTGGTGATCACCTTTGATGATGCTTATTTAGATATTCTAACTCATGGTAAACCGATTTTAGATAAACACGAATTTCCATTCACCATTTTTATCAACCCCAGTATTGTTGAGCGTAATTCAAGTCACTATTTATCATGGCAGCAACTAAAAGCCATGGCTGACGATGGCGTAATTATCGCTAACCATGGTATGACTCACGATTCACTAACACGGGTTCCTGAAGGTGTCAGTCAGCAAGCCTGGCTAGCCCAAAATACCGAATCGCTATTAAACGCAGAACAGTTAATTGCTGAAAAAACCGGACAAAGTTGGCGCTATTTTGCTTACCCATATGGTGAATATAGTCCTGAGATCCAGCAGTGGATAAAAAGTAATGACTTTGTCGCTTTTTCACAGCAATCAGGCGCAGTCGGATTAGCAACAGATATCACCAGTATCCCACGTTTTCCTGCATCTCAACCTTATGATCAATTATCAAGCTTACGCGATAAACTTAACGCTTTAGCTTTTAATATTCATCTTGCCGGTGAAAATCAACAAACTATTTTTCAACAGGGAGAGTCTACATCTGTTAGCTTTACTATCGAAGTAGATGACTTCAACCCAGAACAGTTACATTGCTATATTTCAGGTTTGGGCCGTCAAAAAATTCAATGGCAAGGTGAGGAAATGTTTACCATCAATTATAGTGCGCCTTTACCCACAGGACGTGTGCGCTGCAATTGTACAGCACCGAGTATTAGCGAGCCTGGACGTTACTATTGGTTTTCTAAACCTTGGTTTATTCTAAAAGAAAACCGTCAATGGTACCCACTATAA
- a CDS encoding M14 family zinc carboxypeptidase encodes MLLSLCRIVILFLISASFSAFSADVSTYLPEGASYNNNIPTPESTLGFGIGERHPRHDQVLNYLTQVADLSSRVKIEEIGRTTEFRSQVLLTISSPDNLANIEQILARRSDITASANDPVVVWLGYSVHGDEISGTNAAMVVAYHLAASQDKAVAEMLDDTIIVIEPSINPDGMDRFVNWVTTHRGITPNADPNHIEHHQEWRTGRTNHFGFDLNRDWLLLSQKESQNRLPYFHQYQPNVLGDFHEMGAHGSYFFQPGIPTRTHPLTLAKNTELTQLLATYHAKALDAKDRLYYSEESFDDFYYGKGSTYPDINGGIGVLFEQASSRGFQQNSVNGLLTFEYGIQNHVLTSLSTIEGAWKNQEQFKAYRKDFYKIAQQQASDENFNGYIFTESKDNYRLQSFLSKLQQHQIKVYGLTQDYKIHERIYPAKHSYYIPLAQPQYRVIKALFTQQKNFQDNTFYDVSGWTLPLAMNIDFAQVGRTWGLKTSETPWQPMTEKVADVVDSAYAYVFEWHEFLAPKLLHKITNAKLKAKVATKTFSAVVDGVVKTFEQGSIIVPAGNQTVNNWQRVLKNFAATSQIPLLALETGLTVKGIDMGSSSFRPVITPKVLMIGGKGVSQYEAGEVLYYLDNLLEIPVTVVEMQRLAAVNLADYSHIIMVDGKYSMLNSRAVSKLKSWLVNGGVLFGQKRAARWLSAEELLKIDFVTKDHIDQLFDTEKLSYGDKEVLAGRKRIAGAIFQAELDTSHPLAYGYQNNELPVFRNSTVIMEQTILPFVSVAKYSKLPLLSGYADQNLVNRLANNPTLVAHNVGKGRVIASTDDLAFRGYFLGSMKIIANSLFFSKAFSTSLAE; translated from the coding sequence ATGTTGTTATCGTTATGCCGAATTGTAATATTATTTTTAATCAGTGCTTCGTTTAGCGCCTTTAGTGCTGATGTAAGTACTTACTTGCCTGAAGGTGCCTCATATAACAACAATATACCAACACCGGAATCTACATTGGGCTTTGGGATTGGTGAACGCCATCCCCGTCATGATCAGGTGCTAAATTATTTAACACAAGTAGCAGATTTGTCCTCTCGGGTGAAAATTGAAGAAATTGGCCGTACAACTGAATTTCGCTCGCAAGTTTTACTGACAATTTCTAGCCCTGATAATTTAGCTAATATTGAACAAATTTTAGCTCGACGTTCAGACATAACGGCATCAGCTAACGATCCTGTTGTTGTTTGGTTAGGCTACAGTGTTCATGGTGATGAAATTAGTGGTACCAATGCGGCTATGGTGGTGGCTTATCACTTAGCGGCATCACAAGACAAAGCGGTTGCTGAAATGCTTGATGATACGATTATCGTGATAGAGCCAAGCATTAACCCTGATGGCATGGATAGGTTTGTCAATTGGGTAACTACCCATCGTGGCATAACTCCTAATGCTGATCCAAATCACATTGAACATCATCAAGAATGGCGTACTGGCCGTACTAATCATTTTGGTTTCGATCTAAATCGTGATTGGTTGTTATTATCGCAAAAGGAAAGCCAAAATCGCCTACCTTATTTTCATCAATATCAACCAAATGTTCTAGGTGATTTTCACGAAATGGGTGCTCACGGCAGTTACTTTTTTCAACCTGGCATTCCAACACGAACACATCCTTTAACGCTAGCAAAAAATACTGAATTAACACAGCTATTAGCGACGTATCATGCCAAAGCGCTAGATGCGAAAGATCGTTTATATTACAGCGAAGAAAGTTTTGATGACTTTTACTACGGTAAAGGTTCAACTTATCCAGATATTAACGGCGGTATTGGCGTGCTATTTGAGCAAGCAAGCAGCCGAGGTTTTCAACAAAATAGTGTTAATGGTTTATTAACTTTTGAATATGGCATACAAAATCATGTCTTAACGTCACTATCAACAATTGAAGGTGCTTGGAAAAATCAAGAGCAGTTTAAAGCATACCGAAAAGACTTTTACAAAATTGCCCAACAACAAGCCAGTGATGAAAATTTTAATGGCTATATTTTCACTGAAAGCAAAGATAATTACCGCTTACAGAGTTTTTTAAGTAAGTTGCAACAACATCAAATTAAGGTTTATGGACTAACACAAGACTATAAAATTCATGAGCGTATTTATCCCGCAAAGCATAGTTATTACATCCCGCTAGCTCAACCTCAGTATCGAGTCATTAAAGCGCTTTTTACTCAACAAAAAAACTTTCAAGATAATACTTTTTATGATGTCTCAGGTTGGACATTACCGTTAGCCATGAACATTGATTTTGCCCAAGTTGGCCGAACTTGGGGCTTGAAAACGTCGGAAACACCTTGGCAACCTATGACTGAAAAAGTGGCTGACGTTGTTGATTCTGCTTATGCTTATGTATTTGAATGGCATGAATTTTTAGCGCCTAAACTGTTACACAAAATTACTAATGCAAAGCTGAAAGCAAAAGTTGCCACTAAAACCTTTTCAGCCGTTGTCGATGGTGTTGTGAAAACCTTTGAACAGGGCAGCATTATTGTGCCAGCGGGCAACCAAACGGTAAATAATTGGCAAAGGGTGCTGAAAAATTTTGCTGCTACCAGTCAAATTCCGTTATTGGCCTTAGAAACCGGATTAACTGTCAAAGGCATCGATATGGGTAGTAGTTCTTTTCGTCCGGTGATCACGCCAAAAGTTTTGATGATCGGTGGTAAGGGAGTCTCGCAATATGAAGCTGGCGAAGTACTTTATTATTTGGATAATTTATTGGAAATACCGGTTACTGTAGTCGAAATGCAACGTTTAGCCGCGGTTAATTTAGCCGATTATAGCCACATCATTATGGTGGACGGTAAGTATTCAATGTTAAATAGCAGAGCCGTGAGTAAGCTTAAATCATGGTTAGTTAATGGTGGCGTGTTGTTTGGTCAAAAACGTGCAGCACGTTGGTTGTCGGCAGAAGAGTTGTTAAAAATTGATTTTGTTACTAAAGATCATATTGACCAATTATTTGATACTGAAAAACTCAGCTACGGTGACAAAGAAGTTTTAGCGGGTAGAAAACGTATCGCTGGCGCTATTTTTCAAGCAGAATTAGATACCAGTCATCCTTTGGCTTATGGTTATCAAAACAATGAACTGCCGGTATTTAGAAATAGTACGGTGATTATGGAACAAACCATTTTACCATTTGTTAGTGTGGCGAAATATAGTAAATTGCCATTACTCAGCGGCTATGCGGATCAAAATTTAGTTAATCGACTAGCCAACAATCCGACACTGGTGGCCCACAATGTTGGCAAAGGTCGAGTTATTGCTAGTACGGATGATTTAGCTTTTCGTGGCTACTTTTTGGGTAGTATGAAAATTATCGCTAACAGTCTGTTTTTTTCTAAAGCCTTTAGTACTAGCTTAGCGGAATAA
- a CDS encoding heme A synthase, protein MRKLVFVSILLAIVVVSLGAYTRLTHAGLGCPDWPGCYGLLKVPATTEQIVAAEQAFPERPVEVHKAWNEMIHRYFAGSLGLLILIIALMSLKRRAQGGPVGLPILILLVVIFQAALGMWTVTMKLMPVVVMGHLLGGFTTLCLLFLLYLRLHGYRVPGGDFALKKYAKFGLIGIFILVGQIGLGGWTAANYAALTCTELPICQAGWAEQVNFEHAFDLIPPEKDSYEFGHLDHASRLTIHVMHRFGAIVTTLYLLWLVIRVYRKAQSPFFRNAALSLGFILSVQVGLGISNVWFSLPLSVAVSHNVVAAMLMMSLITMTYSLKRKI, encoded by the coding sequence ATTAGAAAACTGGTTTTTGTTAGCATTTTATTAGCCATTGTTGTGGTGAGTTTAGGTGCATATACACGACTAACTCATGCTGGTTTGGGCTGCCCAGATTGGCCCGGTTGTTATGGTTTATTAAAGGTTCCCGCTACGACTGAGCAAATTGTTGCTGCTGAACAAGCGTTTCCAGAACGTCCAGTTGAGGTACATAAAGCATGGAATGAAATGATCCATCGTTATTTTGCTGGCTCATTAGGGCTACTGATCTTGATCATAGCTTTGATGTCTTTAAAGCGACGAGCACAAGGTGGGCCTGTTGGTTTACCTATTCTAATTTTGCTGGTGGTGATATTCCAAGCGGCGCTGGGTATGTGGACGGTTACTATGAAACTAATGCCTGTAGTGGTGATGGGGCATTTATTAGGCGGTTTTACGACTTTATGCTTATTGTTTTTATTATATCTACGTTTGCATGGTTATCGAGTGCCCGGTGGAGATTTTGCCCTAAAAAAATATGCAAAATTTGGACTTATTGGTATTTTTATTTTAGTCGGGCAAATTGGTTTAGGCGGTTGGACTGCGGCGAATTACGCGGCATTAACATGTACTGAGTTGCCTATATGCCAAGCTGGCTGGGCAGAACAAGTAAACTTTGAACATGCCTTTGATTTAATACCACCAGAAAAAGACAGTTATGAGTTTGGCCATCTCGATCATGCTTCACGCCTAACTATTCATGTCATGCATCGCTTTGGCGCTATCGTCACCACACTATATTTGTTGTGGCTAGTTATTCGTGTTTATCGCAAAGCACAATCGCCATTTTTCAGAAATGCCGCGCTGAGTTTAGGCTTTATTCTCAGCGTGCAAGTTGGCTTAGGGATCAGTAATGTCTGGTTTTCGTTACCCTTGAGTGTAGCTGTAAGCCACAACGTTGTGGCAGCTATGTTAATGATGTCATTAATTACCATGACATACAGTTTAAAACGTAAAATTTAG
- a CDS encoding DUF2909 domain-containing protein, which produces MLIKIMIIGLLMLMVYNLFKALFAMNKNDPEKPPMTKFIGRRVVTSVVIILLLLVGIFTGLITPNPRPY; this is translated from the coding sequence GTGTTAATTAAAATTATGATTATCGGCTTATTAATGCTTATGGTTTATAACCTATTTAAAGCATTATTCGCCATGAATAAAAACGATCCTGAGAAGCCACCTATGACTAAGTTCATCGGCCGACGGGTAGTAACATCCGTCGTGATCATATTATTACTGTTAGTGGGTATTTTCACTGGGCTTATTACACCTAACCCACGCCCATATTAA